From Motacilla alba alba isolate MOTALB_02 chromosome 9, Motacilla_alba_V1.0_pri, whole genome shotgun sequence, a single genomic window includes:
- the TP63 gene encoding tumor protein 63 isoform X8 codes for MLYLENNAQSQYSEYSTELKKLYCQIAKTCPIQIKVMTPPPQGAVIRAMPVYKKAEHVTEVVKRCPNHELSREFNEGQIAPPSHLIRVEGNSHAQYVEDPITGRQSVLVPYEPPQVGTEFTTVLYNFMCNSSCVGGMNRRPILIIVTLETRDGQVLGRRCFEARICACPGRDRKADEDSIRKQQVSDSTKNGDGTKRPFRQGTHGIQMTSIKKRRSPDDELLYLPVRGRETYEMLLKIKESLELMQFLPQHTIETYRQQQQQQHQHLLQKQTSMQSQSSYGSNSPPLSKMNSMNKLPSVSQLINPQQRNALTPTTIPDSMGTNIPMMSTHMAMTGDMNGLSPTQALPPPLSMPSTSHCTPPPPYPSDCSIVSFLARLGCSSCVDYFTTQGLTTIYQIEHYSMDDLVSLKIPEQFRHAIWKGILDHRQLHDFSSPPHLLRTPSGASTVSVGSSETRGERVIDAVRFTLRQTISFPPRDEWNDFNFDMDARRNKQQRIKEEGE; via the exons TATTCCACCGAACTGAAAAAGCTGTACTGCCAGATCGCCAAGACGTGTCCCATCCAGATCAAAGTGATGACCCCACCGCCTCAGGGAGCTGTCATCAGGGCTATGCCAGTCTATAAGAAAGCTGAACACGTCACTGAAGTGGTCAAACGCTGCCCGAACCACGAGCTGAGCCGGGAGTTCAACGAGG GGCAGATTGCACCTCCCAGCCACCTGATCAGAGTGGAAGGGAACAGCCATGCCCAGTATGTAGAAGACCCCATCACTGGGAGGCAGAGTGTGCTGGTCCCCTATGAGCCACCCCAG GTCGGTACTGAGTTCACCACAGTCTTGTACAACTTCATGTGCAACAGCAGCTGCGTTGGAGGGATGAACCGCCGCCCGATCCTTATCATTGTGACCCTGGAAACCAGAGA TGGGCAAGTCTTGGGCCGCCGATGTTTCGAAGCCCGTATTTGTGCTTGCCCAGGCAGAGACCGCAAGGCAGACGAGGACAGCATCCGCAAGCAGCAAGTGTCTGACAGCACAAAGAATGGTGATGGTACGAAGCGCC cttttcGACAAGGAACTCATGGCATACAGATGACATCTATCAAAAAAAGGCGTTCTCCAGATGATGAGCTCTTGTACTTGCCA GTGAGGGGACGGGAGACATACGAAATGCTACTGAAGATCAAAGAGTCCCTGGAGCTGATGCAGTTCCTTCCCCAGCACACGATTGAGACctacaggcagcagcagcagcagcagcaccagcacttgcTCCAGAAGCA GACCTCCATGCAGTCGCAGTCTTCCTATGGCTCCAACTCTCCACCACTCAGCAAAATGAACAGCATGAACAAGCTGCCCTCGGTCAGCCAGCTCATCAACCCCCAGCAGCGCAACGCCCTGACCCCAACCACCATCCCCGACAGCATGGGAACCAACA TTCCCATGATGAGCACCCACATGGCCATGACCGGTGACATGAATGGCCTGAGCCCCACGCAGGCGctgcctcctcccctctccATGCCTTCAACGTCCCACTGCACCCCCCCTCCTCCATACCCCTCAGACTGCAGCATCGTCAG cttcTTAGCGAGGTTGGGCTGCTCATCCTGTGTGGATTATTTCACGACCCAGGGGCTGACCACCATCTATCAGATTGAGCATTACTCCATGGAT GATCTGGTGAGCCTCAAGATCCCGGAGCAGTTCCGCCATGCCATCTGGAAGGGCATCCTGGACCACCGGCAGCTCCATGacttctcctcccctccccacctgcTGCGCACGCCCAGCGGTGCCTCCACGGTGAGCGTGGGCTCGAGCGAGACGCGCGGGGAGCGGGTCATCGACGCCGTGCGCTTCACGCTGCGCCAAACCATCTCCTTCCCGCCCCGCGACGAGTGGAACGACTTCAACTTCGACATGGATGCCCGGCGCAACAAACAGCAACGCATCAAAGAGGAGGGGGAGTGA